One Drechmeria coniospora strain ARSEF 6962 chromosome 01, whole genome shotgun sequence genomic region harbors:
- a CDS encoding nuclear pore complex subunit Nup192, whose amino-acid sequence MAEITTLDALQAFHRELIALHGGYGNGVEGLANEFLVPIFSRELEKLWERPAKNEQSRNMVKSGKLSLDDNEYTINDIFQQDILLLSDEIDIDELDAARCLLDSQGDPSVLGRSLLECGIVRFHQQRKYVLDALRLLLELYCAEDEAEEDADALEAIKMFIAELLFQPAPGGAKRYVPRCMSAMSQIRLWLQRLGDKIAAVQALDQGSPVEMTEQMETVEFSRLSLIQQHELLAVALTRFIEKQQAETSDFLIFVSSLKKTERYDTLLGELRSDSATKNLLTLLSPVHLIPAMGAYISAFGSAEGGYDLIKIRELNTTLFPPLDDSTWRLPQLGAAFRAWWLAEYSGFYLDEPPEVAVPPSADLDAGTLAVSPPTDPMLTKRTEDRQRSKDFLDALKDGAFDFILSVAGDVKSPDWHDSVRLGMRNWLQRKSSALPREPIQFSNFFQVSLTTQIETFVDAFISNLPDILRKLRVEEDEQRQLSQAHEQDLDLERFLLIIAYTYEGRPEAATSFWSDPDSNLAGFMHWASRRASTPLVTAFCEMLQAVADNEECATAAHVFLLDEGHQSSGKIRRSQSLTWSQIFKELDFFSDKIRQKPAATQTTRYRGAKSSSDLVETEPESAMLLECYLRLVTKLASESEVARVFLLQNPTYNLVDMLYELASSPIPPRLRGCVFISLKALISRKSTQESHTMWGCLETWITGGYALPATGTLRQSQAAPVVSTERILDEMSSGFEDPVSLIQLLLALISPARDSSPLNDSLPFPENLGSSSRYPGMEVYVDYVMGLVFANKSQELHDKHQIRVLRLSCLEFILTCLSTFNEDLIVIANETNITIDSVISTSDLKTYVCKHPFARVMEWMSNDKVMTVLFNTIHQEPADVGNAAPDSPIILGILRAVEVISKVLDLEATYHELVRPLIKLQSGQRRQPVANAAYSSFQDGLVTRLNLVVDLGNYCGIGHPDLTLACLKLLEKMSTSSKITATWSGSGRYAHRNKAIVALEANGEHEAISRSFMSELMAPLEAQREANSPNYITKIYILEFLLQCLQMTPQEPTIAHLLLGFKCGADSLSVDSDGSFMAQTSLFHCLVRLLLEVPSSDAQGMRHWLLALKSRVMRILHTLWSSSLSAPLVINELRDNEFLFHLLVRETVIQPDLRWEGQAVAVADFPMTDGAPTLVDFLALRSLTLEYIAMELCMISQGRMPSVKRRIYDALNGQVVGEGNQPIQTPTVFDLYDFLLPDGIWDVRPPPVQYYTDLDLTVCSERDADSNEVYNIERVKEMFLLKRSEQQSQGAIVAVQDLAFIEREETMILEYLVSSSRQKQIATQCLGVLKSWTRLLLIMVECNDFTGTSQTSFFLQALQAILPSLETFASDRPDEAFELSRLARALLFKLDQDQDPAAAAAVSDDKQSQAVGNLISDKLYQLFQMCLQAIGKWSGTPMLRCVYYEICYRYLTGTSTQARSSRSKTTKTIQVYGERLINVICDDAYSGEATCQAAAFILLNAFVHVGQLEGDSHVIETLNKLNFVGILVDSLRAVMQEWHDAFTSGHADQQNLQNARLALLLQMAQSRAGAKFILYANFFRAIETSGLFTADPELQSKAENPKALEQHYDLLAKVTRIVGAALLSRGSHNTVQGRKFLTDHRMLVTHTLKRSAGIGGGAAHEALEEKIGELADAFIVVIAATGFLEFEAEATVEPAKRDYVLFH is encoded by the exons ATGGCCGAAATAACAACACTCGATGCCCTGCAGGCATTTCACCGGGAGCTTATCGCCCTGCACGGCGGTTATGGCAACGGTGTGGAGGGTCTGGCCAATGAGTTCCTCGTTCCCATCTTCTCGAGGGAGCTGGAAAAACTCTGGGAACGTCCAGCGAAAAATGAACAAAGCCGCAACATGGTGAAGTCCG GAAAACTCTCCTTGGACGATAACGAATACACCATCAACGACATCTTTCAACAAGAcattctcctcctctccgacGAGATTGACATCGATGAGTTGGATGCAGCACGATGTCTGCTTGACTCCCAGGGCGACCCGTCTGTACTCGGACGGTCCCTCCTCGAATGCGGTATCGTGCGTTTTCATCAGCAGCGAAAGTATGTCCTGGATGCGTTAAGGCTGCTTCTCGAACTGTACtgtgccgaggacgaggccgaggaggatgccgacgccctcgaagCAATCAAGATGTTTATCGCAGAGCTCCTCTTTCAGCCAGCACCCGGGGGCGCGAAGAGATACGTGCCCAGGTGCATGTCCGCCATGTCACAGATCCGGCTTTGGCTGCAGAGGCTAGGCGACAagatcgccgccgtccaggcTCTAGACCAGGGGAGTCCGGTCGAGATGACGGAGCAGATGGAAACCGTCGAATTTTCCCGACTGAGCTTGATTCAGCAGCacgagctgctcgccgtTGCATTGACTCGTTTCATCGAGAAACAGCAAGCAGAGACGTCGGATTTTTTGATCTTTGTTTCGTCCCTGAAGAAAACAGAACGTTACGATACACTTCTTGGTGAGCTTAGGTCCGACTCTGCTACCAAAAATCTGCTGACCTTGCTCTCTCCAGTACACCTGATCCCTGCCATGGGCGCATACATCTCCGCCTTTggctcggccgagggcggctaTGATCTGATCAAGATTCGCGAGTTGAACACCACCTTGTTCCCACCTTTGGACGATTCCACTTGGCGCCTTCCACAACTAGGGGCCGCGTTCCGTGCCTGGTGGCTGGCAGAGTACAGCGGATTCTATTTGGACGAACCCCCTGAGGTTGCTGTACCTCCCTCTGCCGATCTCGACGCTGGTACGCTTGCCGTTTCGCCTCCGACGGACCCAATGCTAACGAAGAGGACAGAGGATCGCCAAAGGTCAAAAGACTTCCTCGACGCTCTGAAAGACGGCGCCTTCGACTTCATACTGTCTGTGGCCGGAGATGTCAAATCACCGGACTGGCACGACTCGGTTCGCCTTGGGATGCGAAACTGGCTGCAGAGGAAATCATCGGCTCTGCCTCGCGAGCCGATTCAGTTCTCAAACTTCTTCCAGGTTTCACTGACGACACAGATCGAAACTTTTGTCGACGCTTTCATCTCCAATCTTCCCGACATCCTCAGAAAGTTGcgggtggaggaggatgaaCAACGGCAGCTCAGCCAGGCGCACGAGCAAGATTTGGATTTGGAGCGCTTTTTGCTCATCATTGCCTATACGTACGAGGGTCGTCCCGAGGCCGCCACAAGTTTTTGGTCGGATCCGGACAGTAACCTGGCTGGATTCATGCACTGGGCTTCTCGAAGAGCGTCAACGCCACTTGTCACCGCTTTCTGCGAGATGCTGCAGGCAGTGGCCGACAACGAAGAGTGCGCCACGGCTGCGCATGTATTTCTGCTTGACGAGGGCCACCAATCTTCTGGCAAGATACGGAGGTCGCAGTCGTTGACCTGGAGCCAGATATTCAAGGAACTTGATTTCTTTTCCGACAAAATAAGACAGAAGCCCGCCGCCACACAGACTACCAGATACCGGGGCGCAAAGTCTAGCAGCGACCTGGTGGAAACGGAACCCGAGTCGGCCATGCTTCTCGAATGCTACTTGCGCCTCGTGACGAAGCTTGCGAGTGAGAGTGAAGTTGCCAGGGTTTTCCTTCTACAGAATCCGACGTACAATCTTGTTGACATGCTTTACGAGTTGGCCAGCAGCCCCATCCCGCCGCGGCTGCGGGGATGCGTTTTCATATCTTTGAAGGCCCTCATAAGCCGAAAGTCGACTCAGGAGAGTCATACGATGTGGGGTTGCCTGGAGACTTGGATCACTGGGGGTTATGCCCTCCCAGCTACCGGTACTCTGCGGCAATCGCAGGCAGCCCCCGTCGTGTCGACTGAGCGTATACTCGATGAGATGAGCAGTGGCTTCGAGGATCCCGTCTCGCTCATCCAGCTTCTACTGGCCCTCATCTCACCCGCGCGGGACAGCAGCCCTCTGAACGACTCCCTCCCATTTCCGGAGAACCTCGGGTCGAGCTCGCGATACCCTGGCATGGAGGTGTATGTCGACTACGTCATGGGGCTTGTGTTTGCCAATAAATCGCAGGAACTCCACGACAAGCACCAGATTCGAGTACTGCGGCTAAGTTGCCTCGAGTTCATCCTCACCTGCTTGTCAACCTTTAACGAGGACCTGatcgtcatcgccaacgAGACAAACATTACGATCGATTCCGTCATCTCCACGTCCGACCTCAAAACGTATGTGTGCAAGCACCCGTTTGCGAGGGTCATGGAATGGATGTCCAACGACAAGGTCATGACAGTGTTGTTCAACACCATCCACCAGGAGCCTGCAGACGTCGGCAATGCCGCGCCAGACTCGCCGATTATCCTTGGCATCTtgcgcgccgtcgaggtcatTTCCAAGGTCCTTGATCTCGAGGCGACCTATCATGAGTTGGTCAGACCACTCATCAAGCTGCAGTCCGGGCAGAGACGTCAGCCGGTTGCCAATGCTGCATACTCTTCCTTCCAGGACGGACTCGTTACAAGACTAAATCTTGTCGTGGACCTGGGCAATTACTGCGGAATTGGCCACCCCGATCTGACGTTGGCTTGCCTGAAGCTTCTTGAGAAGATGTCAACCTCGTCAAAGATTACGGCGACTTGGTCCGGTTCGGGTCGGTACGCGCACCGCAACAAAGCCATCGTGGCTCTCGAAGCAAACGGCGAGCATGAAGCGATCTCGCGGTCGTTCATGTCCGAGCTCATGGCACCGTTGGAGGCGCAGCGCGAGGCGAACTCTCCCAACTACATTACCAAGATCTACATTCTAGAGTTTTTGCTGCAGTGTCTACAGATGACGCCGCAAGAGCCAACAATCGCTCACTTGCTCTTAGGTTTCAAGTGCGGTGCAGACTCGCTGTCCGTGGACAGTGACGGATCCTTTATGGCTCAAACATCCCTCTTCCATTGCCTCGTGAGACTCCTTCTCGAGGTGCCCTCTAGCGACGCACAAGGGATGAGGCATTGGCTTCTTGCACTGAAGTCACGGGTCATGCGGATTCTGCACACACTCTGGAGCTCGTCGCTGTCGGCCCCGCTCGTCATCAATGAGCTTAGGGACAACGAATTCCTCTTCCACCTCCTAGTCCGCGAGACCGTCATCCAGCCCGATCTTCGGTGGGAGGGACAGGCGGTTGCCGTGGCAGACTTTCCCATGACCGACGGCGCTCCCACCCTTGTCGACTTTCTTGCACTGCGAAGCTTGACGCTCGAGTACATTGCCATGGAGCTTTGCATGATCTCGCAAGGCCGGATGCCGAGCGTCAAGAGGCGAATATACGACGCCCTGAACGGTCAAGTCGTGGGTGAGGGCAATCAGCCGATTCAAACGCCGACGGTGTTTGACCTGTATGATTTTCTGCTTCCCGACGGGATCTGGGACGTACGGCCGCCTCCGGTTCAGTACTACACGGACCTCGACCTCACCGTTTGCTCAGAGCGAGATGCGGATTCGAACGAAGTTTACAACATCGAGCGAGTGAAGGAAATGTTTCTCCTGAAACGAAGCGAGCAGCAGAGCCAAGGGGCCATCGTGGCCGTGCAGGATCTGGCATTTATCGAAAGAGAAGAGACGATGATTCTCGAATATCTCGTATCTTCCAGCAGGCAAAAGCAGATTGCCACGCAGTGTCTCGGCGTTCTCAAGTCGTGGACTAGGCTACTTCTCATCATGGTTGAGTGCAACGACTTTACGGGAACGTCGCAAACTTCCTTCTTCCTCCAGGCACTTCAGGCCATCCTCCCAAGCCTGGAGACGTTTGCATCAGACAGACCTGACGAAGCCTTTGAGTTGTCCAGGCTGGCTCGGGCGCTGCTGTTCAAGCTGGATCAGGATCAGgatccggcggcggcggcggcggtttcCGACGACAAGCAGAGCCAGGCGGTTGGCAACTTGATCAGCGACAAGCTGTACCAGCTCTTCCAGATGTGCCTCCAGGCAATCGGCAAGTGGTCGGGCACGCCGATGCTGAGATGCGTGTACTACGAAATCTGCTACCGATATCTCACAGGGACGTCGACGCAGGCGCGCTCGAGCCGGTCCAAGACGACAAAGACGATTCAAGTCTACGGTGAAAGGCTCATCAATGTCATCTGCGACGACGCATACAGCGGCGAAGCGACCTGCCAGGCCGCGGCATTCATTCTCCTCAACGCCTTCGTCCATGTTGGCCAGCTCGAGGGCGACAGCCACGTGATCGAGACGCTCAACAAGCTCAACTTTGTCGGCATCCTCGTGGATTCGCTCCGCGCCGTCATGCAGGAGTGGCACGACGCCTTTACATCAG GCCACGCGGATCAGCAAAACTTGCAGAacgcccgtctcgccctcctcctccagaTGGCTCAGTctcgcgccggcgccaaGTTTATTCTCTACGCCAACTTCTTCCGGGCCATCGAGACGTCGGGCCTTTTCACCGCCGACCCGGAGCTGCAGAGCAAGGCCGAGAACCCGAAGGCGCTGGAGCAGCATTATGACCTGCTCGCCAAGGTCACCCggatcgtcggcgccgctcTTCTGAGCCGCGGAAGCCACAACACGGTGCAGGGCCGAAAGTTCCTGACGGATCACCGCATGCTGGTGACGCACACGCTGAAGCGCAGCGCAGGTATCGGAGGCGGGGCCGCACATGAGGCGCTGGAGGAGAAGATTGGTGAACTTGCGGACGcgttcatcgtcgtcattgCTGCGACAGGATTCCTAGAG TTTGAGGCTGAAGCGACAGTCGAACCGGCCAAGCGCGACTACGTGTTGTTTCACTAG